The genomic stretch ATACGAAGGGAGGCTTTGTCCCTGGTCAGGATCTCCTGGCCATTGATCTCCAGCTGTTGCTGGCGCAGGTCCGCGCTGATAATACTTACGGCGATCCCGTTCTTCCAGAAATGATATACGCCGGGATCCAGGACCTTTTCCGGTTTTCCATCCACGTACAGCATGGCTTGCTGACCTGCTTCAACAGTTACGGAGCGTACAAAGCTGGCCAGCAGTTTATGGTGCAGCATGGCTTTGTCCAGCGGCTCTGTGATATTGATCTTGCTGGTATCCGCTTTAATAAAACGGTATTGAACAGGCCCTACCCAGAAGGCGTAGCGACCGGGTGTCAGCACGCCCTTCAGGATGTCCTCCTGGAATTGCAGGGCGATCTCGTTGTCCCTGACCTCAACAACATGCAGCAGCGAGGCCAGTTCAGGATCCTGCAGCAGGATATTGAGTTCAACGGGCGGACGAAAAGGTTGGGTGAGTTCATGGATACCCACAGCTTCCCCATGCCAGAACCAGTAGGTTCCCTGACGCAGGAGCTTTTGATAAGTACCATCTTTGAATACCAGGCCTGCCTGGTAGGCGTTGATCTTAACTCTTTTCATAATGATTGTTTTGAGGTTTGATGATTTGTCGAATTAAAAATCAATAAAGGAGGGTTGCCGCTGTCCATCCTTCCGGCGCGGGGCAGGTGGGTCTCTGCCTGCTAAACAGGATAGTGTATGGGCATTTGCCAGCATAGTGGCAATCCCTACAATAAGCTGTCTGCAAACAGTTCTTCACCAGCCGCTGGCGCAGGTTGGATTGCCGTTCCCTGCTGCTGTCTGCGGGCAGACTGCAAACAGGATGCGGCCGGCCTGCGGCAGCTCCTTCATTGTTGCTTGCCCATTGACCCGGGCCAGGTTTACTACCTGTTGAGGGCAGATGTTCTACCATTGAACTATTCCATACGAGATGGAAGCGGGATTCGAACCTGCAGCTGTTATTGTTCTACCGTTGAACTATCCCTTTTACGGGAGGAGGAGTCGAACTCTCCACTCATAACGATTGGTGGACATCGGCCTTTTGACCGCAACAGCATGCAGCTGGTTACTACCGCTGCACTACCGTGTCTGTAAAGCACTGGTCTGGTTTGCGGCGAAAAGACAAATGCCTGGTCTTGCCTTCCGGGCAAGAAGTTTAGCTGATGATCAGCAATATCTTGATCAATGAACGATCTTATTGGCGCAGCTGGTGCTGGCAAACGCATGAGGCTTGGCCCTGAAAGCGAAACCCATGCCCAGGATATACCCCATGGCCTCCTTCAATGCATCATTGCTTTTAAAACCCGGATTGGTGTTGATATCCGCGTGTACTTCCAGGTCAACATTATACCTGGTGAACAGCTGGCTCAGCGCATAGGCTGTTTCAATGCTCTTGTTTACTTCGCACAACATCCTTTGTTTGATACTCATCTTCAGGCGGGAACTGTCTTCAAGAATATACATGAAGCCGCCTTTACCTTTCCGGATGAAGACAATTACCGTGGCAAAAGCGGTAATAGCGCCTTTGACCTGGCTGTCGGTGCCAATGCAGACCTTCAGTTGATGACCTGCATTTTTTTCGCGTACAATAGCGCTCCTGATCTCATCGGCAATGGGCCGGTGGATCTTTTGACCGTTTCCTTTCTTCCATGTCGGTTCCATTGTTGTTGGTTTTATCGCGGATGAAGCGGGATTTGAACCTGCAACCACGGCTTTTCAGGCCGCTGCTCTACCATTGGAGCTATTCATCCGGTTTTTGTTTTTAGTTGGTTCCGGGCAATACAGGTCCGTTACCGGAATACTTCGGTTTTGCCAGTAATAAAACCGGCCTGCAGACCCCTATGATCTTGTTATAAAAAAAGCCCGGTCGTCTGATCGACCGGGCTCGTTTATTCTCTTTTCAGGAAGGCGTTAACTGCCTGTGAATAAATTGATCGGTCGTAGATAGCTGTTAGTTGGCTGCATACCCTCCGTTAAATTGATAGTACGGGTCAACACACTAAAATTCCCCTGCCGCAGGGAGCTTCCCCAGGGACATATACCATTTATCGGGCGAACCAGGTGTTGCATAATTTTTGTTTACAGTTATAAATAAAAAGCCCCGCATCTCAGGCGGGGCTTATATTGTAGCGATTAGATCTCTTTTTTATAATGCTGCAAAACGCCCCGCAATTGTACACCAGCCTATCAGGCCTGGCTGCACTATGTTGATATGTTGCTCTAAACTGCGGAACATTGTTTGTTGTTTTTGTTTGCAGTGCAAAGGTGTGAATATTCTTTCGATAATACCAATTTTTAAGAATATTTTTTTACAAAATGATTTCAATCGCTAACCATCTATTTTGCTGATGCGGTTGGAAGATAGTTAGGATTGAGCTGCCATAGTGGTGATCAGGTATTGTTTGCAGCAGTGACTCTAATACCCAATGTATTTAATTGTCAGATTTACATGATGTCAACTTTTTTGCGGAAATTGAAGTTCAATCACAACTCCTATGTTGCCCGTTCTATCCTACCACCGTGCCATCACCAGTTATTTTCAGCAGCAACCTGGCGTATGGGATTTTTTCGCCAGTCGCCAGCATAAGGAGGAACAGCTGCAGTCCTTCCGGACTGACCTGCTAAAGAATACTTACCAATTTGATCCCGCTGTTGAAACAGCTTTGTACCAAAAGGTATCGCTGGCCAAAGAAAAGCTGGGGCTTACCCTGCCGGTAACCATCTACCAGGACCAATACAATTCCGAGGTGAACGCAGCTATTGTTTATGTGGGCGGAGAAGCACATATTGTATTCAGTGGAAAACTGATAGCCGTGCTGACAGAAGATGAGCTGCTGGCCATCATTGGTCATGAGCTATCACATGTTTTGTTATACACACAACTGAACGGTGAAGTGGAAGTGGCTGATCGTATTGTGACGGCCATGGCCAATCATCCCGGCAGTGGCGCTGCTCAGTATGAAACAGCGCGACTGTTCAAACTCTATACGGAACTCTATTGTGACCGGGGCGCGTACCTGGTAACCGGGCAC from Candidatus Pseudobacter hemicellulosilyticus encodes the following:
- a CDS encoding slipin family protein, which produces MKRVKINAYQAGLVFKDGTYQKLLRQGTYWFWHGEAVGIHELTQPFRPPVELNILLQDPELASLLHVVEVRDNEIALQFQEDILKGVLTPGRYAFWVGPVQYRFIKADTSKINITEPLDKAMLHHKLLASFVRSVTVEAGQQAMLYVDGKPEKVLDPGVYHFWKNGIAVSIISADLRQQQLEINGQEILTRDKASLRINAWAQFRVTDVEKALLHNKEYERQLYVSLQLALREYVAGLSLDELLEKKDAIGAFIVEQVKRVAAGLGTAVLAFGIRDIILPGDMKEIMNQVLVAEKKAQANSIMRREETASTRSLLNTARLMEENSMLWKLKEMEYVEKIAEKISHISLNGNDSLLLQLKQLFATRP
- a CDS encoding ribonuclease H-like YkuK family protein codes for the protein MEPTWKKGNGQKIHRPIADEIRSAIVREKNAGHQLKVCIGTDSQVKGAITAFATVIVFIRKGKGGFMYILEDSSRLKMSIKQRMLCEVNKSIETAYALSQLFTRYNVDLEVHADINTNPGFKSNDALKEAMGYILGMGFAFRAKPHAFASTSCANKIVH